The window CGCCGTAGCGGTTCATGATGCGGTCGCTCAGTGAGCCGTGGTTCGTGCCGATGCGCATGGCACGCTGCTTCTCAATGCAGAGGCGCACGAGCGGTACGAACTCCTCCTCGATGCTCGCGACCTCGGCGGCATACTCTTCATCCGTGTACTCGCGGACCGCGAACTTCTTCTTGTCCACGTAGTTACCGGGGTTCACGCGTACCTTTTCCACCCACTTCGCCGCTTCCATGGCGGCATCCGGCTTGAAGTGGATGTCCGCCACCAGGGGAATGTCGCAGCCTGCCGCGCGCACGCCGGCGGCAATGTGCTCCAGGTTCTCCGCGATCTGCCGTGTCTGCGCGGTGATGCGTGCGATCTCGCAACCAGCCGCCGCGAGATCCAGCACCTGCTTCACGCTTGCTTCCGTGTCGCGCGTGTCGCTGGTGATCATCGACTGCACGCGGATCGGGTTCTTGCCGCCAATGCCCACCTTGCCCACCATCACCTCACGCGTTTCACGGCGCTGGTAGTGATACAGGTCGGGGCAGTAGCTGAGCAGGGGCTGCGCGGAGCGGTCGGACATGAGCAGGGAAAGCGAACTTCGGGCGGGAGGGTGAAACGAAAGGGAGGGGCGGGCGGTGTTATTGAGCGGCGCGCTTCTCCGGAGCGAGGAACTTGGAAGGCACGCGCTGAACCTCAGCACCCTTGCGGCCCACGCCAATCACATCACCGGTATCCTTGAAGCTGATGAAGATCATGAAGCCGAAGAGCAGGATGACGCACGCGGTCTGCACCACTTCCAGGATGCGGAGATTGATCGACTTGCGACGGACCCATTCATAGATGGCCATCACGATGTGGCCACCGTCCAGCACGGGGAAGGGGAGCATGTTCAGCAGCGCGAGGTTCACATTCAGCACCACGCTGAACCACAGCACGCGCTCCCAGCCATTCGGGTCCTGGAGCAGGTTGTAGTACACATTGGCGATGCCGATGAAGCCGCTCAGGTGACTGGCGCCGATGTCGGAGTTGGAGGTGGGGGAGAGCTTGCGAAGGGTGTCGTAGATGGTGCGGCCGGCATCCTTGAGCTGGCCGATCGGGCCCGGGTAACGCTTCTTCTCCGAGCCGCCGATGTCCCAACCCGCGCCGAGAGTGGCGATGGCCTCGTCTTTGATATCAAACGCCTTGTCCCGCTGGTCGGGCAACCGTGTGGTGATGGTGAGGGGGACCGTCTTGCCGTCGCGCTCCACTTCCACGTTCATGGGCTTGCCCACGTTCTCTTCCAGAATGTCCGAGAGGACGCCTGTGCTCAGCACAGGCTGGCCGTTGATCTTGCGGAGGATGTCATCCTTCTGCATGCCGCCCTCTTGGGCCGGGGTATGAGCGCCATCCGCGGCGAAGTCCATCACCTTCAGGGTCATCACCGGACCAATGCCCACCTGACGGAAAGCAGGGCGGGTGAAGAGACCCGTCCACCAGGAGGTCTTGCCTTCCTGCTTCGGCTTCTCGGACTTCACGGGAACGACCACTTCACCCACGCCGGGGCGGTTCACCTTGAACTCAATCACATCCTTCTCGCTGGAGACCACATACCAGGTCACGCTCTCCACCAGGCCGCGGAAACCGCGCACCTTGTTGCCGTCCACGGTGATGATCTCATCGCCAACCTTCAGGCCATCGCGTTCCGCCGGGGAGCCTTTGGCCACGTAGCCGATGCGCTTCTCTGTGTCGATCTCGCGCTCGGTGAGGCCGACCTGCCAGACCACCACGGCGAAAAATACTGCCAGCAGGAAGCTGAAAAGGGGGCCGGCGAAGGCCACGATGATCTTGTCCAGCGGGGTGATGGGCGGCAGCGACTCGCGACCTTCCTCGTTCTTGCCCTCGATGGCATCCATGGGCGCCATCTGGGGGAGCGCTACGAAGCCTCCCATGGGGATGCTGCCGAGGCCGTACTCCACGCCATTGATCTTCTTCTTCCAGATGGCCTTGCCAAACCAGACGTAGAACTTCTCCACCTTCAGCCCGCGCCAGCGCGCGGCGAGGAAGTGACCCCACTCGTGCACGACGATCATGAGGTTGAAGACAAGCAGGACCAGGAAAATCAGACCGGCGACCCGGAGCACGTTGAGGAGGAGATCCATAAGGGGGTTAAATTCTAGCATTACGCGCCTTGCAGCGCAAACGGGCGGGGTTTGACCAGTCAGACCCCGATTTTGCTCAACACAAGACGCCTTGTCTTTCGTGCCATTTCCCTCACATTCTGGCCATGACACGCTGGGAGTACAAGACCATCAAGCTCGCCGCCACTGGGTTTCTGGGGGGCGTACTCGATACCGCCTCGTTTGAGAATGTGCTCAACGGCCTCGGACGCGATGGCTG is drawn from Roseimicrobium gellanilyticum and contains these coding sequences:
- a CDS encoding DUF4177 domain-containing protein is translated as MTRWEYKTIKLAATGFLGGVLDTASFENVLNGLGRDGWELVSAFDTNQSGGVTRDVVAVFKRPVAER
- the rseP gene encoding RIP metalloprotease RseP; the protein is MDLLLNVLRVAGLIFLVLLVFNLMIVVHEWGHFLAARWRGLKVEKFYVWFGKAIWKKKINGVEYGLGSIPMGGFVALPQMAPMDAIEGKNEEGRESLPPITPLDKIIVAFAGPLFSFLLAVFFAVVVWQVGLTEREIDTEKRIGYVAKGSPAERDGLKVGDEIITVDGNKVRGFRGLVESVTWYVVSSEKDVIEFKVNRPGVGEVVVPVKSEKPKQEGKTSWWTGLFTRPAFRQVGIGPVMTLKVMDFAADGAHTPAQEGGMQKDDILRKINGQPVLSTGVLSDILEENVGKPMNVEVERDGKTVPLTITTRLPDQRDKAFDIKDEAIATLGAGWDIGGSEKKRYPGPIGQLKDAGRTIYDTLRKLSPTSNSDIGASHLSGFIGIANVYYNLLQDPNGWERVLWFSVVLNVNLALLNMLPFPVLDGGHIVMAIYEWVRRKSINLRILEVVQTACVILLFGFMIFISFKDTGDVIGVGRKGAEVQRVPSKFLAPEKRAAQ